A window of Cryptomeria japonica chromosome 3, Sugi_1.0, whole genome shotgun sequence contains these coding sequences:
- the LOC131873962 gene encoding calmodulin-like protein 7, with the protein MANLDEVRRIYEIIDGNADGVVSVGEISCFVNRLGIPISEQDITCMFSSLSNDEDKFNCVGFEEFVHLYQSIFSNEDAELEDESKDLMEAFKGFDRNEDGYISSCPLWD; encoded by the coding sequence ATGGCGAACCTTGATGAGGTCAGAAGAATTTATGAAATTATAGATGGCAATGCGGATGGAGTTGTGAGTGTGGGTGAAATCAGTTGTTTCGTAAACAGACTTGGAATACCAATTTCAGAACAAGATATCACATGTATGTTCAGTTCTCTGAGCAATGATGAAGACAAATTTAACTGCGTAGGATTTGAAGAATTTGTGCATTTATATCAGTCAATCTTCAGTAACGAAGACGCGGAATtagaagatgagtcaaaggattTGATGGAAGCTTTCAAAGGATTTGATCGGAATGAAGATGGATATATCTCTTCCTGTCCTCTCTGGGATTGA